Part of the Halodesulfurarchaeum formicicum genome is shown below.
GGTGTCGGCGTGGCAGAGCAGCTTGCAAAAGAGGGTCACGATGTCACCATTGTCACGACATCGTACCACCCCGGTGATCAATTAGAGGGATCGAACGTTCCTCCATTCCTTGAATCCCTGGTTGATCTGAACATCGAGACCAAAGAGCACGCCACGGTGGTCGGGTACGAGGACAAATTAGTCCAGGCAATGAACGTTTACTCACAGGAGATCGAGTCGATCGAAGCCGATTCGCTGGTTGTCGCGAATCGCCGCCAAGCACGGGACGATTTCGCCCACCAATTGAGAGACCAGGTAGACATTCCAGTCCACTCGATTGGAGACAGCGTGGCACCGCGCCTGGTGGATAAAGCAATTTACGACGGTGAAACACTGGCCCGAGAACTATGAGTGAACAACTGATCGTCGTTCCGGAGTGGGATGGATGTTCGGTCCTCGGTGAAGCCCAGCGACTCAAAGAACGATTGGAAGCGACCAGCGATTCGGATGTCGATGTGGTTGTGATCACGATGGACGGCATTCACGACATGTCGGAACTCGATGTATCCGCCGCAGATGAGCATCTGACCCTTCGATTACGCTCCGGTGAATTCGAACCGAGTACCACCACTGTGTCTGTCCGCGTGCGGGCATTACAGGACATCGTAACTGACCGAGATCCGCTCGGGGTCTTTTTCCCCAGCACCCCTGACGGCGACGAAATGGCAGCTACTCTTGCATCCACAACAGGTGGGGCTGGTCTCTTGGATTCACTGCTCGAAGTGAAAAACGGTGAACTGATCGGGCATCGCCCAGTGTTTGATAAACGAGCCCTCGTGACCTTTGAGGTTGAGAACCGTCCGCTTGTCGCCTCACTCTCCATGGATGGGCTACCGGAACCCAGTAGCGGAGCAGAAACGCCCCCTGTCCAACACAGCATCGAAGTCGAAGGAGTGGCTGAAGAGGGCGTTGAACGGCTCCGGACAATAGAAGTCCCCGAAAAGGACATCTCGAAAGCAAAAGTGGTTGTGGCAGGTGGGGACGGCCTCGAAAGTCGTGATGACTTCCAGGTTATCCGATCCCTTGCTGACTCACTCAATGCGACTGTTGGAGCGTCTCGACCACTTGTCGATGAGGGGTGGGTTGCCCACGACCGGCAGATCGGTGTTACGGGCAAGTCTGTTGATGCGGACCTGTATGTCCCTGTTGCCATTTCCGGTGATCCCTATCACTTGGACGACGTCCAGGCGGAACATATTCTGGCAATTAATACCGATCCCAACGCTCGCGTTTTCGATATGGCGGATATTGGGGTTTTGGGTGATTTCGAAACGTATGGACCGAAACTAACCGAAGCTATCCAAGCAACGCATGCTACTAATTCAAGCGACGCTGAAGAACCAAGGGGTGAGGAGTGATGGTCGACTTTGACGTAATCGTCGTCGGTGCCGGGCGAGCGGGGACTGCAGCAGCGTACAAACTCGCCGAACACGGCATCGACGTCGCCCTCGTTGAGCGGGCGAAAGAGGCTGGGATGAAGAACGTGACCGGTGGCGTTCTTTACGGGGACGTGCTCAGCGAGTTGGTCCCAGAGTTCCCGGATCAGGCCCCGCTTGGGAGACATGTCGTAGAGCATAACGTTCGTATCCTCAACGAAGGCACGTCTATTGGGATCAGTTATCGGGATCCGGCCATTCTCGACGAGCCCAATTACACGATCCAGGTTGGGCGGTTTGACCAATGGTTCGTGAAGAAAGCCGAGGAGAAGGGTGCCGTGTTCATTCCGGAAACGACAGTTCGGGATGTTTCTCAACGAGGCGAGGAAGTTCTCGTCGAAACAGATCGCACTGGGGGAGACCTCACTTGCAAGGCCGTCGTTGGTGCGGACGGAGTTAACACCACAGTTGGTCGCGTCGCTGGGATCCGAGAAACAGTCCGGAATGAAAACGTTGGCCAGTCCGTCAAACACGTGATCGATCTCGATAAGTCGACAATCAATGAGCGTTTCAACCTGGAACCTGGCGAAGGTGCCGCATACGCTTTCGAAGGCTTTCCTGAAGGGGTCCCTGGGCTCGGATACTTCCTCTATACATTTGAATCGAGTATTGCGGTCGGTGCCGTCGCGAGCATGAGTTCCCTCGAAAAGTATGGAAAGCAGGGTTATAGTGGTCGCGGCACCCCGTTGTATGATCTCTTGGACCGGTTCAAAGAGCTCAAGGCGGTCAAACCACTCGTCGAAGGGGGTTCAACTACTGAATACCAGGGAATCCTCGTGCCGAAGTACAAGTACTCCAACCTCCCCCAACGATACGACGACCGAATTAGCCTCGTTGGTGATGCCGCCGGCCTGACCCTGAACAAGGGGTTCACGTTCCGAGGGTTGGACTTCGGTATTAAGAGCGGGATGTGTGCCGCCGAGGCGGCGATCGGTAGCGATCAAAATCAGGACTGGGATAGCTTTGGCCAGCGGTACGATAAACTTCTCAACAACTCCTATGTGATGACCGAGATGAAACAACATAGGGGAATCCCGTCGGTGGTTGAGAACGAGAAGTTCTTCGACGAGTATCCGGCAGTCGCTCGCGAGGTCCTCGAACACACGTTCTCGACGAGTGGGGACGCCTCGGGACTGACCTGGCGCCAAGCACTGCGGAGTTTGCGCAAGCGAGATATCAAGTTGCGAGGTGTACTGGCAGATGGATGGAAAGCGGTACGGTCATTTTGACAAACTATGTTCCACATACAACAGACTACAAACGGCGATGGAGTTATTCACCGGATAGACATGCGTACAAAAGGAACTACCACCGTCCGGCTCAATGGAGGCGAACACCAATGTCAGTAGAAAAAGATCTGGAAACAGTCGAATGGGATGTGGGAGAAGAGGGACACATTACCGTCGATAACTCCGAGTGTGTCGACTGTGAGGAGAAACCGTGTCTGCATCTCTGTCCAGCACAGTGTTTTGACTACCAGGAAGAGCGGGAAGGTGGGATCTACTTCTCGTACGAGCACTGTATCGAATGCGGTTCCTGTATGGTTTTCTGTGCCAACGATCCGGATCGGGGAGCCGTTTCGTGGACGAAGCCTGATGGTGGTAAAGGAGTGGAGTACGATCTAGGATGATGAACGCAATCGTTCCAATCCGCCCCGCTCCGCACAAGGTCCTCCCGGACACGGAGTCTGAGGGGGTGCAAACCCGACGCTGGCTAGCGAACAAGACAGATCTGGTGGCGCTCGAAGCTGCCCAACAGCACGCGGAGCATGTCACCGTTCTCGGGATTGGCGATGAACGTGCAAAAGACGCTGTCAAAGCGGGGCTACGGGCGGGTGCTGATGAAGCCATTCATGTCGAGTATGACCCCATCGAAGACCCGATTGGGGAAAAATATGGGACGGTTCTCGGAAAGGTTATTGAGCAGGAGGAGCCCGAAACAGTATTCATCGGTGACGAGGCACCGACGATGGATATCGAGGTGATCACAACCACAGCAGCTGATCTGGGATGGCGATCAACAACGGGCGTGACCGGAATCGGCACGGAGGACGTTGATGGTCACTACGAGTCCGACCATGATCTCCTCGTTCAACGACGTGTCGCGTTGGGTGAACAGGAGATAGTTGGTCTCAATACTCCCGTTGTTTTGGGGATCGATTCCGGATTTGCCAACCCCTCACGTGGATCTATGGACTCTGTACTCGCTGCCCAAAGAGCGTCCATTCGAACGCTTCCACTGGACGAGATTGTGCCCGGGGAATCGCGCTTTTCCATGAGTATTGGTTCCCTTAGTGTCCGTGACATCCACGCGTACGAGCGTGTGGGTCATGGGGCACCACCACGGCACGGGTCCGTCGAACAGCGAATCCACCAGATCATGGGCGATACAGATTCGGATGAACAAACCGCTGGGGAAATAATCGACGACTCGCCGGAGCACGCAATCGATCAAGTAGTGTCGTACCTTGAGGCCAATGAGGTACTCTAATTGAACGACGATGCCTCAGTATAACTTTGATGACCGGGTTGCGTTCGTGACGGGGGCCGCTCGTGGCGTTGGTCGGAAGACCGCAGAACGGTACGCTGAGGCAGGTGCAGACGTGATTGTTACCGACATATGCTCGGAGATTTCAACGCTTCCGTACGATCTTGGTACCAGGGCAGATCTTGAGAGAACTGCTGATTTGGTTCGTGATACTGGTTCTGAGGCACTCGTAATTCCAGTTGACGTGCGTGATGCTTCAGCCGTTCGAGACGCTGTCGAAACGGGGGTTGATCGATTTGGTCATATCGACTTTTTGGCCGCTAATGCTGGTGTCTGGGACAGTCGTCCGTTTGCTGACGTTGACGAGGCGCTATTCGAATTGGTCATCGATACTAACTTGAAAGGTGCCTGGTTGTCGGCTAAATACATCGCCAGACAAGCAATTCAGCACGAGAAACAGGCGAGTATCGTAATCACGTCCTCGATTTTGGGGCAAGTGGGCGCGGCTTGGTCTGCCCATTACTCGGCGTCAAAACACGGGATCATCGGATTTACGAAATCACTGGCGCTTGAACTCGGCGAATATGGGATCCGGGCCAATGTAGTGAGTCCGACCGGAATCGATACGCCAATGGTTGAAAAAATGGTCGAATCACTCGGGACCGAACCCTTCGATAGAATTTCGGGCCCCGTTGGCCCGATGAATCTCCTCGATGGGAACCTGCTCGACCCGCAAGACGTTGCTGAAGCGCATCTCTGGCTTGCGAGTGATGCGTCCGGTGCCGTGACTGGTGCTGTCCTTCCTATCGATGCAGGAATGACGGCAAAGTAATTCTAAAGCCGCCGGGCGAGATCTTCAGCGTCGTAATACGCCCGATCTAATTTACGCGGTGACACCGCGTCTCCGATCCGGTACACGTCGTCGTGGCCATTTGAGAGCTCCAAGTAAAGCGATTCATTTGCACTCCGTCGTCCCGCATACACTATGGTCTCCGGTTTTCGGGACTGGGTTGTGCCGGAATAGATGTGATGCATCGTTACTGTCCCGTCGTCTGTGATCTCATCCACTTCGTGATTCCCGATGAAATCGACCCCCTGTGCTTGGAGGCTGGCAACCATCGTCGGGAGGTTGGGCTGTTCGGTTCGGAAACCTGGATAGTGGTCTTCGGTGACTATTTCCAGATCAGTCCCCCGGCGGGCGAGTTCCAAGCCGACTTGCATGGTTATAATCCACCGATTCTCGTCGATCAGTAGTACCTCATCTGCCGTCTCTTCGCCCTGAAGAACATCGACGGCATCAACAACTTTTTCTTCGAAATCGTATCCTTCCTTCGTGGAAATCGGCGCGCCAGTTGCGACGACGATGGCGTCCCATTCATTTGAGATGTCTTTTGCACGCACCTCTTGCCCCGTTTCAACTGCTACTTCCGTTTCGATGAGGTCCGACTTGAGGTCTTCTAATGCACGTTCGATGGGTGAGAGTATTCCCTGTGCAGCGACCGTCAGTTGGCCACCAAGCTTGTCCTTTCTCTCTCGGAGCGTAACATTGTGTCCGCGTTGGGAGGCAACTGTTGCGAACCGCATTCCAGCAGGCCCCCCACCAACCACCAGAATGTTTTGTTTGTAATTGACTTCCGGGAGTGATTGAATCGGGTCAAGTTCCGCTTCCCTCCCTGTTCGGGGATTGATTACGCATTCCACGTGTCCGCCATGAGCGTCTGCAAACACTCCCTCAAGGCATTTCTGATTACACTTGATACACTGCTTTGGCCGAACTCCCTCCTGGAGCTTTTGAACCGTATTTTCGTCCGCAAGAAGTTGTCTGGTAAAACTCACCAGATCGGCACCAGCGTCGAGAAGATCTCTTGTTGAGTCTCCAGTCGTCAGCGGGGATCGGCCGATGAGTGGGACATCGACGATGTCCGAAACTGTTTCAATGCCAGATTCAAGGCCGGGGGAATCCATTCCAATTCCACTGTGCCCCTGTGTGTACGTCGAGGCGGTTCCGACAGTGACAGAGAGATAGTCAAATCCGTCAATCGCATTGAGTAGGTCCGGAATGTCTTCATACTCGTATCCACCATATTCCATCTCGGCCAACGAGAGGTGCAGTCCGACAGGTTCATCGACTGCTTTCGAGACTGTATCGAGTACTTCGGTCACGAACCGAGCCCGATTTTCCCATGAACCGCCATACTCGTCCTCGCGAACGTTGAACTTTGGTGAGAGGAATTGTCTGAGAATCGAATACGGGCCTGCAGCGAGCTCCACACCGTCAAATCCTGCGTTTGAAAGGTTTTTCGCCGCGGTCCCGAATGAGCGCTGGAGTCTTTCGATATCGTCGTGGCTCATCGGCGTCGGCATCTCGTAGGTTGAATCCGAGGCCACTGCAGAGGGTGCAAGTTGTGCTTGCATTTCCCAATCACCAGTCGCTTCAGCCCCGGGGTGTGTGAGTTGCCCGAAAACCTTTGCCCCCGATTCGTGAATCGTTCTGACAGTTTCCTCAAGTGCGGGGACAACATCCGTATCATACGCATCCACGAACCAAGGCCCGCTGGCAGACGAATCGACCAACATTTTGGCTGGACCGACCACCAGGCCGACCCCACCTCGAGCGCGAGCCGCCAGATGTTCATTGAGCTCCTCGGTCGGGTGCCCATTTTCGGCCAGATTTGTTCGAACCGCACGGAAGACCGCTCGATTGGATATGGGTGTCCCCACAATCTCGACCTCTTGCTGTAGGTCCATACAGTGCCATTGTGAACCGACCAACTTGAGTATTGAGGGTATTCTATTATTCGCCGGATCGGGCGCTGGTGACAAATTATAAGTATTTGCACCGGACTAACGTTAAATGATGTCAAAAGCAGCCCCTCAAACTGAAAGCTCGAAAACTGCCGACACTGAACCGCCGGAGATCGAAAGCGACCTGGTGAAAGAGGAACTCCGGATTGACGGGATTTGCGGAGTTTATTGAATGGGAAAGACCGTATCGAAGCCTGAGTACATCAAATATCGGCGCGAGGACGAGTATGGTCTCGTGTATGACCACGAAAATTACGGCTACGAGGATGCGACGCTGAGCACAGTCGACGAGCGCATCATTTCGTGTTTGGAGTATGTTGAGGATCGGTCAGCTATCGAGCTGGAAGCCCTCCAGGATGAATTTTCTCCTGAGGTAATCGAAGTCGCTCGAAAAAAGGGGTATATATATGTCACGTAGCCCGTTGCGCTCACCGGTCACGATCACGTGGGAAGTCACGTTTGGCTGTAATCTGCACTGTGATCATTGCCTCTCCGGGAGTGGCCCCGCACAGCAATCGTCTGACGAACTGTCTACTGCCGAGGCAAAGGAATTCATCGCGGAGTGTGACGAGATGGACATCTTCCAGGTGAATATTGGTGGGGGTGAGCCGTTTGTTAGACCGGACATCCTTGAACTCCTCGCTGATCTCACGGATCGGGGAATCTCTACTTGTGTGAGTACCAATGGAACACAGTTGGACGCGACCGTTTTGGATCGGCTGGAAGAGATGGACCCCTTATACCTGCAGGTGAGTCTGGACGGACTTCAGCCAGAAAACGACGCGTTACGTGGGGATGGTGTTTTTAATTCTGTTCTAGACACGCTTTCTGAACTTGCAGAACGAGATATTGGGACCACCGTGAATACGGTTGTCACGAGCCAAAACGTCCACGATTTGGACGAAATATACGAGCTAGCGGGGAGTTATGGAGCGGGTCTTCGCCTCAACCGGTTCCGCCCCAGCGGACGTGGTGAAGATGTCTGGGATAGGCTTCGACTGGACACTGATCAGATCACGTACCTGCATTCCTGGTTGAGCGATCACCCTGATGTTCGAACAGGCGACTCGTTCTTTTACCTGAACGCAATGGGTGAAGTTCGAAACGAGACTTTGAAAGAATGTGGAGCCGGGTCTATGACTTGCTTGGTCGATCCCGTTGGGGATGTGTACCCCTGTGCGTTCACTCAATGGCCGGAAGTAAAATCGGGCAACGTCATTTCGGACGGCTTCCAAACTGCATGGGACGAACTTACCTCTCTTGGGACCCACGTCGATGACCACGAAGGATGTCCAGCAGTTGCGATGGGTAGCAAGGACTCAGAAGGAGAGGATCCTCAACTACGCTCGATTTTGCACGGTGACTGACCCAAAATGTCACGAACGAGTGGCCAGTACCGTCTCCGGGACAGTGTTTCGATTCAGAATGGTCTTGTTTCTCGGTCTGGTCCTCTCGTTGTAACTCGGTTGAACGACTCTGCCCAGGATCTCCTCAAGACGGTTTCCACTGATGAGTTTCAGTCAGTAACGGCGATTGCTAGGGAAGGCGGGGTTTCAGCGGAATCGACTGGAGCACTACTCAGTGATCTTTACAATCGCGGCTTTCTCGAGTGGAGGCCCGCACGTGACCCAGAGTTTCAGCCACCCGTCTCGATCATCTTGACAGTACGAAACGAAGCAGACGCAATAGAGCCGGCTTTGGACGCTTTGGCCGATCTGAATTACCCTGAGTACGAGGTCGTCGTTGTTGATGACGGCTCCACAGACGACACACGGGAATTAATCCGATCACACTCTCTGACAGCGGATGGGAACTTGCGTCTCGTTCCTGTTGGATCTGACACGGAACCACTCGGCATCGGTGCGAGCCGAAACCGGGGTGTTTCGAGTGCGGCGAACGAGATCATCGCGTTCACGGATGCAGACTGTCGTCCGAATCGGGCGTGGCTATCGAATCTTGTTCCCGCTCTGGCCACTCATGATGTGGTCGGTGGACGTGTCCGCCCTACCGATACAGCACGGCCCATGCATGAGTATGAAGGGATCCACTCCTCTTTGGATATGGGTCCACGTGCGTCCCCAGTGGACCGAGAACAGTCGACACCCTACCTTCCAACTGCCAATCTTGTCGGCCACCGAGAGGTGTTTGAGAAAACCCCCTTCCCAGAACGAAACGTCGCCGAGGACGTTGGTGTTAGCTGGGACGCACTGGCGAATGGATTTGATCTGGTGTACGATCCAACTGGTGTTGTCGAGCACGACTACGGAGGAGTCACCAATTTTCTCGGACGACGTCTTTCTTACGGCGGTTCTGAAGCGCTTTTGGCCAAATTGTACGGCCACCCCGGCTCGGTGTCGCTGCCAGCGATCTCCTTGGTTGGTTTGGTATTGCTCGCGGTCTTGCCTGTGGTCAATTCTATGCTGAATATTGGTGCTTCTCTGGGCACATTTTTGGCAGCTATGACGGTTCTCGGTTTCGTCATCACGCCCACAAAACAGGCATTCACTTCAGTGATAACCGGGTCCATTCGTGTGTCTGCGGCTGTGGCTGGTCTCTTCCGTGGCTCACTTTCACGAGTCTACGGTTTCGCTCTCGAAGTTACGCGCTATTATTCGCTTCCCTTAGTCGCGCTTGGGATTTTAGCAGGTGTTGGCGGCTTAGAGTTTCTTGCCATTAGCTTACTTGCCATCCCGGGGATCTGTGTGGTGGTGGCTCTGGCTATAGATCTGTCCGTTAATCGGCCTTCAAGCCCTGTTCGATACTCCCTCTTGTACCTCGTTGACCATCTTACCTACCAGATTGGAGCCTACCGTGGTGCGGTGGAAAACCGTACTGTTGCCCATCTTCGCCCCTCGAGTCGGTTTTCTCTCACTCTGTAGTCGAAAGGTCGGTCGCTCGGCCAGTTCTTCGTGCAAGAAACAATACTCCCAGATGACCATTATCGGAACGGGGTTTCGATTTTGGGGCAACGAGGGCTCCATTGCCAATCCCTATATGCCTAAACCCAATTTTTATATTCCCCCGCGTATACTGGGTGTGTGTAGCAGTGTGATGGAACCGAATCACACACCGACCACCTAAAGACACAGAACGAGCACGAACTCTATGAGCCAGCTGTGTGGCCGCATGATCCACGCGGCAATCCCACGGCGAAAGATGGTTCAGCGGAGCACGTGCTGTGGTTAAATCAACATGCCAAATACACCAACCAAAAATTGGAGGCGAACGGTACACAGGAGGCGAACCGACAACGCAGTAGCTGGGCATCTGCAAACTAACTCGGAACCCAAAACCAATCGACGACACGCATGAAATTAATGGAGATTTTTGGTTTGGAAGGGGCTGAGTTTAATGAGAAAATGCTTTTCTTCCTCACTGCAGTTGGACTCGCTGTTCTGGGTGCAATTGGAATTTTGAGCCCGCAGTGGTTCAATGACATGATGATGGCGGGCTATGACTTTGTTCTCCATAACTTCGGCTGGTGGTTTATGGTACTGGGATTTGCGCTTCTGGCGTTTTCCGTGTTCATGACTTTCTCGAAGTACGGAAAAATTCGCATTGGCGGTCAGGATGCAGAACCTGAATTCGGCCTATTTGGATGGATCGCGATGGTATTTACTGTCGGATACAGTGGTTCGATCATCATTTGGGGTGTTGGGGAGCCTGCTTCGATCATGGCTGCTCCGCCCCCAGAGCCGTGGCCAGTGAGTGGCGCGCTTGAATCCATGTCGCTTTCGTTCATGTTTATCCACGAGATCTTCCCCGGGCTAGCGATGTGGTACCCTCCCTTCGCTCTCGCATTTGCCCTCACAATTTACAACCGGAACGTGGACCGATTCAAAATCAGTTCTATGCTCAAACCGCTCCTCGGAGACGGGGACCACAAGTACCTCTACTGGGTTGTGGACCTGGCCTCCCTAATCGCTATTGTAGGGGGAATTGCAGCGACGATGGGGTTCTCTGCCCAGACATTCGATGCGCTCATCAGTGATGTATTCAATATGCCAGGATCTTCCCTGACGTACATACTATTTGGATTAATCGGCTTGGTGTTCCTCGGAGACGTCTGGCTCGGACTTCACAAGGGCATCCAGAACGCTGCGAGAGCGACGGTGATTCTGGCGATGATTTCGGCCGGGTTCCTGTTGGTGGTGGGCCCAACCTTGTCCGCGATCAATATCGGGCTGGATGCAACTGGGATCTGGATCAACAACATGTTCCGACTTTCGTTCTTCACGGATCCCACCGCAGCTGGCGATTGGGGCCACTATTGGACCAGTTTCTGGTGGGCCTGGTGGGCAGCGTGGGGCATCTTTGTTGGCAGCTTTGTCGCCCGGGTCTCCAAGGGCCGAACTCTTCGAGAGACGTTTGTGAGTTTGGTCGCCATTCCCGGTGTCTTCCTGTGGATTCAGCACTCGATCATTGGCGGATGGGTTCTCTCCCCGGGTTATGTCGAACCGGTAACTGAGGCCGTTTCTTCCGGAGGAATTCCTGCTGCGATTGCCGAAGCAGTCAATCTCACCCCATATGGGTTGGTTTTGGCTGTTCTGTTCGTCCTCGTGATCACCGGGTATGTGATTACCTCCCTCGATTCGACTGTGTTTATCCTCTCTTCGATTACCCTTGGGACCGAAAATCCCAATGCTCGGAACCGGGCATGGTGGGGTGTTCTGCTCGCGTTCGTGGGTGTGATGACGATTGAACTCCCCCTGTTTAGCGCAATGCAGGCATTCCCAGTGATTTTGGCATTCCCGTTCACCGTCTTCCTTGTCGCGATAGCATTCTCCAGTTACGTTGCTGCCAGGGATTACTTCAGAGCTAATGTGCTGGAAGACGGGGAAGAGCATTCCAGCTTTATCACCCGCAAATCCGAACCACAACCGGCTCAAAAACAATCCCAGCCTGCACCGGACGACGATTAAATCGCGCCCAGCGGGCCAATTTCGAGGATCGTTTAATTTTAGTTTTGACTTTCCCTCCAAGGTCTACTGGGTTACAAGAGTGATAGATATAACTGCAAATACGAGCCCTGCAGCCTTTTTCATCCCAATGGGCTCTTTAAATATGAGAACGCCTAGGACGGCTGCGATGACGAAGTATAACCCGCTTATCGGAGTTACAACCGATGCATCTCCGGTTTTCAGTGCGGAATACATGGTTACTGCTCCGATAGCACTTGCTATTCCTGCTCCCAGTGCATACGTTACACCAGTCGGATCGAAATCGGCCGGATTCTGTGAGTTGTACAGGTAGTTTCCTAACAAAAAAACACTCGCCGATGCATATGTTACAAGTGTTGCCAAGTCCGACGAGATCGTTTCTGTGGAAATCTTTGCAAAAATTGCCCATCCGCCCCATGCCACCATTGTTACTACAGCAAGCCAAATTGCCGTCGTAGCCATGTTACAGAAAAATCCACACGGAATACTATAAGTGTTAG
Proteins encoded:
- a CDS encoding electron transfer flavoprotein subunit alpha/FixB family protein; amino-acid sequence: MSEQLIVVPEWDGCSVLGEAQRLKERLEATSDSDVDVVVITMDGIHDMSELDVSAADEHLTLRLRSGEFEPSTTTVSVRVRALQDIVTDRDPLGVFFPSTPDGDEMAATLASTTGGAGLLDSLLEVKNGELIGHRPVFDKRALVTFEVENRPLVASLSMDGLPEPSSGAETPPVQHSIEVEGVAEEGVERLRTIEVPEKDISKAKVVVAGGDGLESRDDFQVIRSLADSLNATVGASRPLVDEGWVAHDRQIGVTGKSVDADLYVPVAISGDPYHLDDVQAEHILAINTDPNARVFDMADIGVLGDFETYGPKLTEAIQATHATNSSDAEEPRGEE
- a CDS encoding FAD-dependent oxidoreductase, translating into MVDFDVIVVGAGRAGTAAAYKLAEHGIDVALVERAKEAGMKNVTGGVLYGDVLSELVPEFPDQAPLGRHVVEHNVRILNEGTSIGISYRDPAILDEPNYTIQVGRFDQWFVKKAEEKGAVFIPETTVRDVSQRGEEVLVETDRTGGDLTCKAVVGADGVNTTVGRVAGIRETVRNENVGQSVKHVIDLDKSTINERFNLEPGEGAAYAFEGFPEGVPGLGYFLYTFESSIAVGAVASMSSLEKYGKQGYSGRGTPLYDLLDRFKELKAVKPLVEGGSTTEYQGILVPKYKYSNLPQRYDDRISLVGDAAGLTLNKGFTFRGLDFGIKSGMCAAEAAIGSDQNQDWDSFGQRYDKLLNNSYVMTEMKQHRGIPSVVENEKFFDEYPAVAREVLEHTFSTSGDASGLTWRQALRSLRKRDIKLRGVLADGWKAVRSF
- a CDS encoding ferredoxin family protein, which encodes MSVEKDLETVEWDVGEEGHITVDNSECVDCEEKPCLHLCPAQCFDYQEEREGGIYFSYEHCIECGSCMVFCANDPDRGAVSWTKPDGGKGVEYDLG
- a CDS encoding SDR family oxidoreductase, with protein sequence MPQYNFDDRVAFVTGAARGVGRKTAERYAEAGADVIVTDICSEISTLPYDLGTRADLERTADLVRDTGSEALVIPVDVRDASAVRDAVETGVDRFGHIDFLAANAGVWDSRPFADVDEALFELVIDTNLKGAWLSAKYIARQAIQHEKQASIVITSSILGQVGAAWSAHYSASKHGIIGFTKSLALELGEYGIRANVVSPTGIDTPMVEKMVESLGTEPFDRISGPVGPMNLLDGNLLDPQDVAEAHLWLASDASGAVTGAVLPIDAGMTAK
- a CDS encoding oxidoreductase, which translates into the protein MDLQQEVEIVGTPISNRAVFRAVRTNLAENGHPTEELNEHLAARARGGVGLVVGPAKMLVDSSASGPWFVDAYDTDVVPALEETVRTIHESGAKVFGQLTHPGAEATGDWEMQAQLAPSAVASDSTYEMPTPMSHDDIERLQRSFGTAAKNLSNAGFDGVELAAGPYSILRQFLSPKFNVREDEYGGSWENRARFVTEVLDTVSKAVDEPVGLHLSLAEMEYGGYEYEDIPDLLNAIDGFDYLSVTVGTASTYTQGHSGIGMDSPGLESGIETVSDIVDVPLIGRSPLTTGDSTRDLLDAGADLVSFTRQLLADENTVQKLQEGVRPKQCIKCNQKCLEGVFADAHGGHVECVINPRTGREAELDPIQSLPEVNYKQNILVVGGGPAGMRFATVASQRGHNVTLRERKDKLGGQLTVAAQGILSPIERALEDLKSDLIETEVAVETGQEVRAKDISNEWDAIVVATGAPISTKEGYDFEEKVVDAVDVLQGEETADEVLLIDENRWIITMQVGLELARRGTDLEIVTEDHYPGFRTEQPNLPTMVASLQAQGVDFIGNHEVDEITDDGTVTMHHIYSGTTQSRKPETIVYAGRRSANESLYLELSNGHDDVYRIGDAVSPRKLDRAYYDAEDLARRL
- the mftA gene encoding mycofactocin precursor MftA (Mycofactocin is a small molecule electron carrier derived from the final two amino acids, Val-Tyr, of MftA, the mycofactocin precursor. It plays a role in redox homeostasis and the metabolism of alcohols and aldehydes in Actinobacteria, including Mycobacterium tuberculosis.) codes for the protein MSKAAPQTESSKTADTEPPEIESDLVKEELRIDGICGVY
- the mftB2 gene encoding mycofactocin biosynthesis chaperone MftB2, whose translation is MGKTVSKPEYIKYRREDEYGLVYDHENYGYEDATLSTVDERIISCLEYVEDRSAIELEALQDEFSPEVIEVARKKGYIYVT
- the mftC gene encoding mycofactocin radical SAM maturase (MftC is a radical SAM/SPASM enzyme that catalyzes the first two steps in biosynthesis of the electron carrier mycofactocin from the terminal Val-Tyr dipeptide of the precursor peptide MftA.); the protein is MSRSPLRSPVTITWEVTFGCNLHCDHCLSGSGPAQQSSDELSTAEAKEFIAECDEMDIFQVNIGGGEPFVRPDILELLADLTDRGISTCVSTNGTQLDATVLDRLEEMDPLYLQVSLDGLQPENDALRGDGVFNSVLDTLSELAERDIGTTVNTVVTSQNVHDLDEIYELAGSYGAGLRLNRFRPSGRGEDVWDRLRLDTDQITYLHSWLSDHPDVRTGDSFFYLNAMGEVRNETLKECGAGSMTCLVDPVGDVYPCAFTQWPEVKSGNVISDGFQTAWDELTSLGTHVDDHEGCPAVAMGSKDSEGEDPQLRSILHGD
- a CDS encoding glycosyltransferase — translated: MSRTSGQYRLRDSVSIQNGLVSRSGPLVVTRLNDSAQDLLKTVSTDEFQSVTAIAREGGVSAESTGALLSDLYNRGFLEWRPARDPEFQPPVSIILTVRNEADAIEPALDALADLNYPEYEVVVVDDGSTDDTRELIRSHSLTADGNLRLVPVGSDTEPLGIGASRNRGVSSAANEIIAFTDADCRPNRAWLSNLVPALATHDVVGGRVRPTDTARPMHEYEGIHSSLDMGPRASPVDREQSTPYLPTANLVGHREVFEKTPFPERNVAEDVGVSWDALANGFDLVYDPTGVVEHDYGGVTNFLGRRLSYGGSEALLAKLYGHPGSVSLPAISLVGLVLLAVLPVVNSMLNIGASLGTFLAAMTVLGFVITPTKQAFTSVITGSIRVSAAVAGLFRGSLSRVYGFALEVTRYYSLPLVALGILAGVGGLEFLAISLLAIPGICVVVALAIDLSVNRPSSPVRYSLLYLVDHLTYQIGAYRGAVENRTVAHLRPSSRFSLTL